Within the Amycolatopsis sp. 195334CR genome, the region ATGTGCATCAGCACCCAGCGCACGGTCACCTCGCGGTCGCGGCGGAAGGTGATCACCTGGTCCAGTTCGAGCTTCGCGACGATTTCGCGGCCGGCCTGGCACTCCGCTTCGTAGGCGGCGACGAGTTCGGCGATCGGGACCGAGGCGGCGGCGGTGAACTCGGCGTCGGGGTCCTCTTTGAACCGGTCCCGCCACGGGTCCTCCTGACCGCCGAGCACCACGGAAAACCAGTACGACTCGACGTAGGTCAGGTGGCCGACGAGCCCGGCGATGGTGGTGTGCCCGCTGGTCGGCACGTGCACCGCCCGTGCCTGTTCGTCGGTGAGCCCGTGCGCCTTGAGCACGACCGCGCTGCGCAGGAAATCGAGGAAGCCGTTGAGCTGCTCGCGTTCGGAACCGGTCATCGGCGGTTCCGGGCGCGGTTCGGGGTTCACCATGCCCGGCATTCTGCACGGTGCAACTCGATCAAGCTAAGGAATTGCCCAGTGCGCGACGGGCGGCATCCACCAAGAGGTTGATGCGGCGGGTTCCGGCGGCGGGACATGCTCGATCACCTACGGCCGACCGAAGGGGGTCCGATGCCGGCATACCGCTCGCTCGCTGAGACTAGTCATCTCCGCAGTGGCCAGTTGGTTCACTGGCCCGGCTCGCTCCACACACGACAGTGCGCGCCGGAAGGAGGTCGCATGGGTGCGGTGACGGCCATGCTGGTCTACTCCGAGGACGACGCGAAAGTGGTGCTGCCCGGTCATCCCGTGCCCGACCGCGAGGCGACGCGGGCGATGGCGCGCCGGCTCCACCCGTACGGCGCGCTGGACGAAATCGGCGACGGGAACCTGCTGGAGAACGTGAATCCGCCCGACGGCCGCATGTACGTCGGCTGCTTTCCCGGGCTCACCGTGATCTGCGCGCCCGAAGCCGCCGTGGACCAGCCTTCGCAATTGCCGCCGAGCCTGCTGGAACCGGCCGGGAACGCCACGGTGTACCTGCACGCGATGCACAGCGCGGTCGACTGGTTCGCCTACGCGATGTGGGAACGCGGCACGCTGGTGCGTTCGCTCAGCCTGGCCCCGGAATACGGCATCCTCGAAGAAACCGGGGACGCGCTGATGTTCGAAAAGCCGTACTGGTCCGGGGATCGCGCGCCGTTGCGGCCGGGCCCGTTCCCGTTCCACCCGCTGGATCTGGGCGAAGAGGCGTTGCGCGCCATGTTCGGCATCACCTACGAGGGCAAGCCCTTCGACGGCGACCCCGACCTGAAGGAGATCACCCTGCTCGGCTTCGAGTACGAAGATTCCCTCTGAGCTCAGGAAACCGTGGGCAGTTCCGGGCTCGACACGTCGTAGACCTTGCCCGGCTGGGTGAGCAGCGCGGCGAGCACCTTGGTCTTGCGGTCCAGCTGGTCGGCGTCGCCCCAGCGGATCTGCCTGCCGTCGTTGAGGTCCAGCCGGACGCTGCCCGGTGAGTCGGCCCCGACCGCGGCGACCTGACCGCGCAGCTGGCCGGGCAGCGAGATCAGCACCGCGGTGGCCGCGCGGGTGGCCAGGTCGTCCGGGCCGACGCGCGCCAGCTTCAGCTCCGGGAGCCCGGCGGGCGCCACCGGCACCTTCTTGAACACGAACCCCGAATCGTCGACCAGGTGGATTTCCTGGCCGGTGTTGAAGAAGCCGATCGGGGTGCGTTCCGAGACGGCGATCTCGATGGTCGACGGCCACGAGCGCGAGACGTCCGCGGTGGCCACGCCCGGCAGGGTGAGCACCCGGTCGCGGATCTCGTCGGTGTCCACCCGCAGCATCGCGCGCCGGTCCGGCACGGCGGCGACCGCGCGGATCTGGTCGGGCGAGAGGCTGGTCGCACCGACCACGTCCACCGTGCGCACGCCCAGCAGCGAAGTGAAGAAGATCAGGTACAGGCCGGCGACCACGCTCAGCGCGCTGAGGATCGCCACCCACCGGCGCTGCATCGCCTTGCGCCGGCTCGGCCGGGTGCCGGTGCGCTGCCGCGCGCTCTCCGGGCGGCGGCCGCGCCGGCTGGCCGACGCCGACCGCGCCGGTCCGCGCTCCTCGCCCGGACCGCGCCGCCGTCGCTGCCTGGCTTCCCTGGCCGTGGTCACGCGCTAGCCCTGCTCGCTCCGGCGGTCCAGCTCGGCGAGGATCTCCGGACCGAGCTGCGTGACGTCACCGGCGCCCATGGTGACCACCAGGTCACCCGGCTTCGCCAGGTCGGCCGCCAGCGTGACCACCTGGTCGAACGCGGGCTCGTAGTGCACGGACGAGGACGCTGTGGACACCTGCTCCGCGATGAGAGCACCGCTCACGCCCGGCTCCGGCTCCTCGCGCGCGCCGAACACGTCGAGCAGCACCACCTCGTCGGCCAGGCTCAGCGCCTCGGCGAACTCGGTGGCGAACGCCTTCGTCCGCGAGTACAGGTGCGGCTGGAACAGCACGATCACCCGCCCCTGGCCCGCCGCGTGCCGCACCGCGCGCAGCTGCGCGGCGACCTCGGTCGGGTGGTGGGCGTAGTCGTCGTAGACCCGGACGTCGCCGGAGCGGCCCTTGAACTCGAACCGCCGCCGGACCCCGCCGAACGCGGCCAGCCCCTCGGCCAGCTCCTCGACCGGCGCGCCCAGCTCGATCCCGGCCAGCAACGCGGCCACCGCGTTGAGCGCCATGTGCTCACCGGGCACCGCGACCAGCACGTCCAGTTCCTTGCCGCCGATCGCGACCCGCACGACCCCGCCCTCGGGGCCGGGGCGGTAGTCGAGCACCTTCGCGTCGTCGGAGCCGGTGGCCGTGCGCCCGTACCGCCGCACCCGCACACCCTCGGCCTCGGCCTTGTCCGCCAGCTCGGCGGCGGGCGCGTCGTCCGCGCAGACGATCAGCAGGCCGCCCGGCTCCAGCCGCCGGACGAACTTGGTGAACACCTCGACGTAGGCCTCGGCGGTGCCGTGGTGGTCGAGGTGGTCGGGTTCCACGTTGGTCACCACCGCGACCGAGGGCGAGTAGGCCAGGAACGACCCGTCGCTCTCGTCGGCCTCGGCGACGAAGATGCCGCCCGTGCCGTGGTGCGCGTTCGAGCCGGACTCGTTCAGGTCGCCGCCGATGGCGAACGACGGGTCCAGCCGGCAGTGCTGCAGCGCCACGGTCAGCATCGAGGTGGTCGAGGTCTTGCCGTGGGTACCGGCGATGCAGGCCACCCGGTGGCCCTCCATCAGCCCGGCCAGCGCCTCGGCCCGGTGCAGCACCGGGATGCCGCGCTCACGCGCCGCGGCGAACTCCGGGTTGGTGTCCTTGATCGCGGTGGACACCACCACCGCGCTCGGCCCGCCGTCGAAGGCGTCCAGGTTCTCCGCCGCCTGCCCGACCGCGATCTTCGCGCCCTGCGCGCGCAGGCCGGGGAAGGCGCGGGAGTCCTTGGCGTCCGAACCGGACACCTCGGCCCCGCGCGCGAGCAGGATGCGGGCGATCCCGCTCATCCCGGCGCCGCCGATGCCGATCAGGTGCGCGCGCCGCAGCACCTCGGGGAGTTCCGTCATTTCGCCGCCGCCTCCAGCACGATCCGGGCCAGCACCTCGTCGGCCTCGCGGTGGCCGAGGCCGACCGCGGCCGCGCTCATCTCCGCCACCCTGGCCGCGTCGGCCACCAGCGGCACCACCAGCTCGGCCACCTTGCCCGCGGTCAGGTCCGCGTCCTCGACCAGCAGCGCCGCGCCGGCGTCGACCGCGGGCTTGGCGTTGAGGCCCTGCTCGCCGTTGCCGTGCGGCAGCGGCACGAAGATCGCCGGCAGGCCCACCGCGGAGACCTCGGCCGCGGTCATCGCGCCGGACCGGCAGAGCACCGCGTCGGCGGCCGCGTAGGCCAGGTCCATCCGTTCCAGGTACGGCACCGGCACGTAGGCGGGCTTGTCCGGGAACTCCTGCACCACCAGCGTGTTCTTCGGGCCGTGCGCGTGCAGCACGCCGATGCCCGCGTCGGCGAAGTCCTTGGCCGCGCCGGAGATCGCGGTGTTGATCGAGGCGGCGCCCTGGGAACCGCCGAACACCAGCAGGGTCGGCGCGTCCGGGTCCAGCCCGAAGTGCGCGCGGGCCTCGGCCCGCAGCGCGGCGCGGTCCAGCGAGGTGATCGAGCGGCGCAGCGGGATGCCGACCACCTCGGCGTTGGCCAGCGGCGTGCCCGGCACGGCGACCGCGACCCGCTTGGCGAACCGCGCGCCGACCTTGTTCGCCAGCCCGGCCGTCTTGTTCGCCTCGTGCACCACGATCGGCACGCGGCCGCGGGCGGCCAGGTACGCGGGCAGCGCGACGTAACCGCCGAAGCCGACCACCACGTCGGCGCCCACCCGGTCCAGCACCTCGCGGGTCTTCTTCACCGAGTCGCGCACCTTCAGCGGCAACCGGAGCAGCTCCGGGGTCGGCTTGCGCGGCATCGGCACCGGCGGGATCAGCTCCAGCGGGTAGCCCCGCTCCGGCACCAGCTTGGTCTCCAGGCCGCGCGCGGTGCCGAGCGCGACCACCTTCGCGTCCGGCCGCAGGCGCTTGACCGCGTCCGCGAGCGCGAGGGCGGGTTCGATGTGGCCCGCGGTGCCGCCGCCGGCCACCACCACCGTCGGCGCCGCCTGATCGACGGCTCTGTCCGCTCCAACTGCCGGGTCTGTCACCGACGTCCTCTCCGTGTCGAACTTCCGCGTGCGGTACTGCCACGTGCTGTGCTGCCCCGTGCGGTGGTGGCCCTGGTCGCGCCGCCGCGCCGCTCCCCGGCCACCGGCCTGCCGTCCCCGCGCGCCGCCGGGCGGCCGCGTCTGGTGCCACCGCCACGGGTACCGGCGGAGCCCCGGCGCTTGGTCGGCGGGCGGTACGGCTCGGGCGCCGGCAGGCGCAGCAGTCGCCCGAACTTACCCGGCCCCTGGGTGCGCAGCGCGGCCACCGCCTCCGGTTCGTGCCGGGCGCAGTTGGCCAGGATGCCGAGCAGCAGCATGGTCACCACCAGTGAGGTGCCGCCGTAGGAGATCAGCGGCAGGGTCACCCCGGTGACCGGCAGCAACCCGATCACGTAGCCGATGTTGATCGCCGCCTGCGCGACCACCCACACCGTCAGCGTGCCGGCCACGATCCGGATCCACGGGTCCAGGTTACGCGTGGCGATCCGCATGCCGACCACGGCGAGCAGGCCGAACAACCCGATCACCACCACGCAGCCGACGAACCCGAGTTCCTCGCCGATCAGCGCGAAGATGAAGTCGTGCTGCACGTTCGGCAGGTAGCGCCACTTCGACTGGCCCTGCACCAGCCCCTTGCCGAAGAACCCGCCCTCGGCGATGGCGTAGAGCGCCTGGTTGGCCTGCAGCCCCTTGCCCTGCGGGTCGGCACCGGGGTTGAGGAAGGTCATCACCCGGTCCAGGCGGTACTGCGCGACCAGCGCCAGGATGACCGCGCCGCCGACCCCGCCGGCCAGGATCACGCCGAACAGCCGCTTCGGCGCACCGGCGAACCACAGCAGCGCGACCAGCACCACGCCGAGGGTGACCGTGCCGCCGAGGTCGGGCTGCGCCATCACCAGCGCGAACATCAGCAGTGCCGCGGGCACCACCGGGACCAGCAGGTGCCGCCACTGGTGCAGCACGTTGTACTTGATCACCAGGATGTGCGCGCCCCACAGCGCCAGCGCCACCTTGGCCAGTTCGACCGGCTGCAGCGAGAACGGCCCGACCACGAACCAGCCCTGCGAGCCGTTGACGTTCTTGCCGAGCGGGGTGAGCACCAGCATCAGCAGGCCGAGGCAGACCACCATCGCGGTGGAGGACAGCGCCCGGATCCGGCGCAGCGAGACGCGCAGCCCGATCAGGAAGGCCAGCGAGCCGATGCCGACGAACATCAGGTGCTTCTGGAACAGCGCGTACACCGACGAGCCGGTCTCGGGGTTGTAGGAGGACGGCGACGAGGCCGACAGCACCATCACGATCCCGATCACCGTCAGCGTGCCGGTGACGGCGAGCACCAGGTGGAACGAGGCCAGCGGCCGCGACAGCCACGCGGTCAGCGCGAACTGCTCGGCGGAGAAGCTCCTCGGCGGCCGCTCGCCCTTCGTGCGGCGCCGCGCGACCCGGCCCGCGCCGGTCCTGCTCCCCTGGTCCGGCTGGTCAGCTGCGGTCACTGTTCGGCCCCCGGCCCGCCAAGGCGT harbors:
- a CDS encoding DinB family protein; translation: MVNPEPRPEPPMTGSEREQLNGFLDFLRSAVVLKAHGLTDEQARAVHVPTSGHTTIAGLVGHLTYVESYWFSVVLGGQEDPWRDRFKEDPDAEFTAAASVPIAELVAAYEAECQAGREIVAKLELDQVITFRRDREVTVRWVLMHMIEETGRHAGHLDLLRELTDGQTGE
- a CDS encoding FtsQ-type POTRA domain-containing protein, coding for MTTAREARQRRRRGPGEERGPARSASASRRGRRPESARQRTGTRPSRRKAMQRRWVAILSALSVVAGLYLIFFTSLLGVRTVDVVGATSLSPDQIRAVAAVPDRRAMLRVDTDEIRDRVLTLPGVATADVSRSWPSTIEIAVSERTPIGFFNTGQEIHLVDDSGFVFKKVPVAPAGLPELKLARVGPDDLATRAATAVLISLPGQLRGQVAAVGADSPGSVRLDLNDGRQIRWGDADQLDRKTKVLAALLTQPGKVYDVSSPELPTVS
- the murC gene encoding UDP-N-acetylmuramate--L-alanine ligase, giving the protein MTELPEVLRRAHLIGIGGAGMSGIARILLARGAEVSGSDAKDSRAFPGLRAQGAKIAVGQAAENLDAFDGGPSAVVVSTAIKDTNPEFAAARERGIPVLHRAEALAGLMEGHRVACIAGTHGKTSTTSMLTVALQHCRLDPSFAIGGDLNESGSNAHHGTGGIFVAEADESDGSFLAYSPSVAVVTNVEPDHLDHHGTAEAYVEVFTKFVRRLEPGGLLIVCADDAPAAELADKAEAEGVRVRRYGRTATGSDDAKVLDYRPGPEGGVVRVAIGGKELDVLVAVPGEHMALNAVAALLAGIELGAPVEELAEGLAAFGGVRRRFEFKGRSGDVRVYDDYAHHPTEVAAQLRAVRHAAGQGRVIVLFQPHLYSRTKAFATEFAEALSLADEVVLLDVFGAREEPEPGVSGALIAEQVSTASSSVHYEPAFDQVVTLAADLAKPGDLVVTMGAGDVTQLGPEILAELDRRSEQG
- the ftsW gene encoding putative lipid II flippase FtsW, with amino-acid sequence MTAADQPDQGSRTGAGRVARRRTKGERPPRSFSAEQFALTAWLSRPLASFHLVLAVTGTLTVIGIVMVLSASSPSSYNPETGSSVYALFQKHLMFVGIGSLAFLIGLRVSLRRIRALSSTAMVVCLGLLMLVLTPLGKNVNGSQGWFVVGPFSLQPVELAKVALALWGAHILVIKYNVLHQWRHLLVPVVPAALLMFALVMAQPDLGGTVTLGVVLVALLWFAGAPKRLFGVILAGGVGGAVILALVAQYRLDRVMTFLNPGADPQGKGLQANQALYAIAEGGFFGKGLVQGQSKWRYLPNVQHDFIFALIGEELGFVGCVVVIGLFGLLAVVGMRIATRNLDPWIRIVAGTLTVWVVAQAAINIGYVIGLLPVTGVTLPLISYGGTSLVVTMLLLGILANCARHEPEAVAALRTQGPGKFGRLLRLPAPEPYRPPTKRRGSAGTRGGGTRRGRPAARGDGRPVAGERRGGATRATTARGSTARGSTARGSSTRRGRR
- the murG gene encoding undecaprenyldiphospho-muramoylpentapeptide beta-N-acetylglucosaminyltransferase — translated: MTDPAVGADRAVDQAAPTVVVAGGGTAGHIEPALALADAVKRLRPDAKVVALGTARGLETKLVPERGYPLELIPPVPMPRKPTPELLRLPLKVRDSVKKTREVLDRVGADVVVGFGGYVALPAYLAARGRVPIVVHEANKTAGLANKVGARFAKRVAVAVPGTPLANAEVVGIPLRRSITSLDRAALRAEARAHFGLDPDAPTLLVFGGSQGAASINTAISGAAKDFADAGIGVLHAHGPKNTLVVQEFPDKPAYVPVPYLERMDLAYAAADAVLCRSGAMTAAEVSAVGLPAIFVPLPHGNGEQGLNAKPAVDAGAALLVEDADLTAGKVAELVVPLVADAARVAEMSAAAVGLGHREADEVLARIVLEAAAK